One Idiomarina loihiensis L2TR genomic window carries:
- the xerD gene encoding site-specific tyrosine recombinase XerD, with product MKQLRPEDEDRIDAFTEHLWLHHGSSNNTQAAYRSDLRRYCEYLLSLKKSLMDTDEVVLQDYLLWRRMQGLSPRSTSRFLSSTKKFFQFAVKQQWVAVDPTARLKRPKLPQSIPHSLSEEDVISLLEQPDTETPIGLRDRTMLEVLYATGLRVTELIRLQYDQLSRQQGLVRVIGKGNKERLVPLGEDALEWLDNYLKHGRPAITDKSSPWIFVTQRGSLLTRQAFWYRLKHYAEEAGIYAHLSPHTLRHAFATHLLNHGADLRVLQLLLGHSDLSTTQIYTQVARERLQALHAQHHPRG from the coding sequence ATGAAGCAACTCCGCCCAGAGGACGAAGATCGTATTGATGCTTTTACTGAGCACCTCTGGCTGCATCATGGCTCCAGCAATAATACTCAAGCCGCGTACCGCAGTGACTTACGCCGTTATTGTGAATATTTGCTATCGCTTAAAAAATCCTTAATGGACACTGATGAAGTGGTGCTGCAGGACTACCTGTTGTGGCGGCGTATGCAAGGCTTATCGCCACGAAGCACCTCGCGATTTTTAAGTTCGACGAAGAAATTCTTCCAGTTTGCTGTAAAACAGCAGTGGGTGGCAGTAGACCCAACAGCGCGCCTGAAACGCCCTAAGTTACCGCAAAGCATCCCACATTCGTTAAGCGAAGAGGATGTGATTTCTTTATTGGAACAACCGGATACAGAAACTCCCATTGGTCTGCGTGACCGGACTATGCTGGAAGTTCTCTATGCCACCGGATTACGGGTAACCGAACTTATTCGTCTGCAATATGATCAGTTGAGCCGCCAGCAAGGCTTAGTTCGGGTTATCGGCAAAGGCAATAAGGAACGCTTAGTGCCTTTAGGGGAAGACGCGCTGGAGTGGCTGGACAATTATTTAAAGCATGGACGTCCGGCAATAACGGATAAAAGCAGCCCCTGGATATTTGTTACGCAACGTGGCTCGTTATTAACACGTCAGGCATTTTGGTACAGATTAAAGCATTACGCCGAAGAAGCCGGCATTTACGCACATTTGTCGCCGCACACTTTACGCCATGCTTTTGCCACGCATTTGCTGAACCATGGCGCCGACTTACGTGTCTTACAGCTACTGTTAGGTCACAGTGATTTATCTACCACACAAATTTATACCCAGGTTGCACGTGAACGTCTGCAGGCCTTACATGCTCAGCATCACCCGCGAGGCTAA
- the lysS gene encoding lysine--tRNA ligase, whose product MTDKSQAPEVDVNEQIAQRKAKLSALRDKGIAFPNDFRRDSLAADLHAEYDNLSKEELAEKGIRVKVAGRMMTRRIMGKASFATIQDMSGKIQLYVARDNLPEGYYNTEFKKWDLGDILGASGTLFITGTGELSVQVDEVRLLTKALRPLPDKFHGLSDQEMRYRQRYLDLITNEESRSTFMARSKIIDYIRRFLSDRQFLEVETPMMQAIPGGAAARPFSTHHNALDMELFLRIAPELYLKRLVVGGFEKVFEINRNFRNEGLSTRHNPEFTMLEFYWAYADYHDLMDLTEQMLRGAAESVLGSAQFTSQGVDYDFGKPFERMTVLEAIVKYMPEVSLEQLNDMNTATEIAEQVGVSVKPSWGLGKVQIEIFETVAEHRLIQPTFITAYPAEVSPLARRHDDNPFVTDRFEFFAGGRELANGFSELNDAEDQAERFREQVEQKEAGDDEAMFYDEDYVTALEHGMPPTAGQGIGIDRLVMLLTDSASIRDVLLFPHMRPKAD is encoded by the coding sequence ATGACTGATAAATCGCAGGCACCTGAAGTAGACGTAAACGAACAGATCGCGCAGCGAAAGGCGAAACTGTCGGCGCTTCGCGATAAGGGTATCGCATTCCCGAACGATTTCCGTCGGGACTCGTTAGCTGCTGACTTACACGCTGAATACGATAATCTGAGCAAAGAAGAGCTGGCGGAAAAAGGCATTCGCGTGAAAGTTGCCGGCCGTATGATGACCCGCCGTATTATGGGGAAAGCCAGTTTCGCAACCATCCAGGATATGAGCGGCAAAATTCAACTGTATGTTGCCCGCGACAATCTGCCTGAAGGTTATTACAACACGGAATTTAAAAAATGGGATTTAGGCGATATTCTCGGCGCCTCTGGCACCTTGTTTATTACCGGAACCGGTGAGTTAAGCGTGCAAGTTGACGAAGTACGTTTGCTGACTAAAGCACTGCGTCCTTTGCCGGATAAATTCCATGGCTTGTCAGATCAGGAAATGCGCTATCGTCAGCGTTATCTGGACCTGATTACCAACGAAGAGTCTCGCAGTACTTTCATGGCTCGCTCTAAAATCATTGACTATATTCGTCGTTTTTTAAGTGACCGTCAGTTTCTGGAAGTTGAAACTCCTATGATGCAGGCGATTCCGGGCGGCGCCGCAGCTCGTCCTTTCAGCACGCACCATAACGCACTGGATATGGAACTGTTTTTACGTATTGCACCAGAACTTTACCTGAAACGTTTAGTCGTTGGTGGTTTTGAGAAGGTGTTCGAAATTAACCGTAATTTCCGTAATGAAGGCCTGTCAACGCGCCACAACCCTGAGTTCACTATGTTGGAGTTCTACTGGGCGTACGCGGATTATCACGACTTAATGGATTTAACCGAGCAGATGTTACGTGGTGCGGCTGAGTCGGTCTTAGGCTCTGCTCAGTTTACCAGCCAGGGCGTGGATTATGATTTCGGTAAGCCGTTTGAGCGCATGACAGTGTTGGAAGCTATTGTTAAGTACATGCCGGAAGTGAGCCTTGAGCAGCTTAATGACATGAATACAGCAACTGAAATTGCCGAGCAGGTTGGTGTCAGTGTTAAGCCGTCATGGGGCTTAGGTAAAGTTCAGATCGAAATTTTTGAGACTGTTGCTGAGCATCGTTTAATTCAGCCTACCTTTATTACTGCGTACCCGGCTGAAGTTTCACCGTTGGCTCGTCGTCACGACGACAATCCGTTTGTGACTGATCGTTTTGAATTTTTTGCCGGTGGTCGTGAGTTGGCGAATGGTTTCTCGGAGCTTAACGATGCTGAAGATCAGGCTGAACGTTTTCGCGAGCAAGTTGAACAGAAAGAAGCGGGCGATGATGAAGCCATGTTCTACGACGAAGATTATGTCACCGCACTGGAACACGGTATGCCGCCAACAGCCGGTCAGGGCATTGGTATTGACCGTCTGGTAATGTTGCTAACGGATTCTGCGTCTATTCGCGACGTATTATTGTTCCCGCATATGCGCCCAAAAGCGGATTAA
- the prfB gene encoding peptide chain release factor 2 (programmed frameshift), producing MFETNATYNNIKEMRERSNSLRGYLDYDAKLERLEEVTREMEQPNVWDDPPKAQALGKERAALEQVVQTLDKLQQGLDDVEGLVDLAVEAEDEDTFNEAHEELSGLVKQLEALEFRRMFSKDNDSADCYLDIQSGSGGTEAQDWANMLLRMYLRWAEAHDFKAEITELSEGDVAGIKSATVRVVGEYAYGWLRTETGVHRLVRKSPFDSGNRRHTSFASVFVYPEVDDDIDIEIDPSDLRVDTYRASGAGGQHVNRTDSAVRLTHEPTGIVVQCQSDRSQHKNRDSAMKQLKAKLYEFELQKQNEEKQALEDSKADIGWGSQIRSYVLDDARIKDLRTGIENRNTQAVLDGALDPFIEASLKSGL from the exons ATGTTTGAAACTAACGCAACCTACAACAACATCAAAGAAATGCGTGAGCGTAGTAATTCGCTTAGGGGGTATCTT GACTACGATGCTAAGTTAGAGCGTCTGGAAGAAGTTACTCGTGAGATGGAACAGCCCAATGTGTGGGATGATCCACCCAAGGCGCAAGCTTTAGGTAAAGAGCGTGCGGCATTAGAGCAAGTGGTACAAACCCTGGATAAACTTCAGCAGGGGCTGGATGATGTCGAGGGTCTTGTTGATCTTGCGGTAGAAGCAGAAGACGAAGACACTTTTAACGAAGCTCATGAAGAGCTGTCCGGTTTAGTGAAACAGCTGGAAGCTTTAGAGTTTCGTCGTATGTTTTCAAAAGACAACGACTCGGCAGACTGCTACCTGGATATTCAGTCAGGCTCCGGCGGAACCGAAGCTCAGGACTGGGCTAATATGTTGCTACGCATGTATTTGCGCTGGGCAGAAGCGCATGACTTTAAAGCGGAAATTACTGAGCTGTCAGAAGGCGATGTCGCTGGTATAAAATCGGCCACGGTACGTGTGGTCGGAGAATACGCCTACGGCTGGCTGCGTACTGAAACCGGTGTGCACCGTTTAGTACGTAAATCCCCCTTCGACTCAGGTAATCGCCGCCATACATCGTTCGCGTCGGTTTTTGTTTACCCGGAAGTAGATGACGACATTGATATTGAGATTGATCCGTCTGACCTGCGGGTGGATACCTATCGGGCATCGGGTGCCGGTGGTCAGCACGTTAACCGTACCGATTCTGCGGTTCGTTTAACGCACGAACCAACAGGCATTGTGGTGCAATGTCAGAGTGACCGTTCGCAGCACAAGAACCGCGACTCAGCAATGAAACAGCTGAAAGCGAAATTGTACGAATTTGAATTACAGAAACAGAACGAAGAGAAACAGGCATTAGAAGACTCAAAAGCTGATATCGGCTGGGGCAGTCAAATTCGCTCTTATGTTCTGGACGATGCGCGTATCAAAGATTTACGTACGGGTATCGAAAACCGTAATACCCAGGCTGTGCTTGATGGCGCACTTGACCCGTTTATTGAAGCCAGCTTGAAAAGCGGGCTGTAA
- a CDS encoding NAD(P)H-quinone oxidoreductase, which produces MKAIAISEQKVHWKNHPELDEPQANEVQLRVLSAGLNRADLMQIAGKYPPPKGASTIPGLEVCGVIEKVGSEVNGWQTGQRVSALLAGGGFAEQVNVSAEQILEVPESWSNAEAAGWLETFATAYLNVYQLADLKPGERVLAHAGASGVGSSLIQLCRESGNELTAVVGSGEKSEFCLKLGAKNAINRHKQNIVEEVKALGEVDVILNPVAGESIAKDQQYLAQDGRIILIGLMAGVTGEVDFGRMLMKRQKLIGSTLRALSPERKGKILQGLWRDFGDKFKSSTIKPIIDEVFAADDIQQALDYVADNKTQGKVVITLSEE; this is translated from the coding sequence ATGAAAGCAATTGCTATTTCCGAACAAAAAGTACACTGGAAGAACCATCCTGAGCTGGACGAGCCACAGGCTAATGAAGTTCAGCTGCGGGTACTGAGCGCCGGGCTTAATCGTGCCGACTTAATGCAAATAGCAGGGAAATACCCACCACCTAAAGGTGCCTCAACTATTCCTGGACTAGAAGTCTGTGGGGTTATAGAAAAAGTAGGTAGCGAAGTCAATGGCTGGCAAACCGGGCAACGTGTCAGCGCGTTATTGGCTGGCGGCGGTTTTGCTGAACAAGTGAATGTTTCTGCTGAACAAATACTGGAGGTGCCTGAAAGCTGGAGTAATGCAGAAGCTGCGGGTTGGCTGGAAACTTTTGCTACGGCCTATCTTAATGTCTATCAATTAGCTGACTTAAAACCCGGAGAGCGGGTATTAGCTCATGCGGGTGCCAGCGGTGTGGGTTCGTCACTGATCCAGTTGTGCCGGGAAAGTGGTAATGAGCTTACCGCCGTAGTGGGTAGTGGAGAGAAATCGGAGTTTTGCCTGAAACTGGGTGCGAAGAATGCGATAAACCGGCACAAACAGAACATTGTTGAAGAAGTTAAAGCTCTTGGCGAAGTCGACGTCATTCTGAATCCTGTCGCTGGTGAGTCTATAGCAAAAGACCAGCAGTATCTGGCACAGGATGGCCGTATTATTTTAATTGGTTTAATGGCTGGCGTGACTGGCGAAGTTGATTTCGGACGTATGCTGATGAAGCGCCAAAAGCTGATTGGCTCAACTCTGCGAGCATTATCACCGGAACGCAAAGGAAAAATTTTACAGGGTTTGTGGCGTGATTTTGGCGATAAGTTTAAAAGCAGCACCATAAAACCTATCATCGATGAGGTTTTTGCCGCTGACGATATTCAGCAAGCACTGGATTATGTTGCAGATAATAAAACTCAGGGTAAGGTGGTTATAACGCTTTCGGAAGAGTAA
- a CDS encoding tetratricopeptide repeat-containing response regulator: protein MDKTLELNNKRVLLIDDQKPFQVMLKGLLLNLGAQDVQVKTTGEAGIAAYIKNPHDILLVDYNLGRGRNGRQVLEELQVRGLMKEHTLFFIITGDNTRPMVLSALELQPDDYLMKPFSHRVLRSRLVRAYKRRMWLKDVFKALTNHDYETCIGACQKHIQSNSRYSNYCRKLQIELYNKTGQLDKAETAIKELLEENSHSWVFLKLAETRLLQNSPEEALNILNHLIKRMPNAVEAYDLKTECYLQQQQLEDALESARDAITMAPFSIERQTKLAHIARDNGDFDIAKQAMNNVLQIARKSVFRNAHHLCNYLRSILDAAENSDTPQQISKYQTEATMELQRARYDEHLLHADISFEDLESILLSRIDSFNGRLREAQQRLNEVVGEKLAHNQPINKDLLPDVIAILLDVGEYEKANALAANQDENPTLDSYTTKILQARLAAAQKQQDNFFEVHKAGLDAYQQGNYIRALELFRNAMEAAPMNSGAALNFIQAAVRYVEETPGGERARLKKECDNCFKVLEGLQLSSSHSNRYERLLEQTEGLELR from the coding sequence ATGGACAAAACCTTAGAGCTCAATAATAAACGCGTATTATTAATAGATGACCAGAAGCCCTTTCAGGTCATGCTCAAAGGCTTGCTGTTAAACTTGGGGGCGCAGGACGTACAAGTCAAGACCACCGGCGAAGCAGGTATTGCCGCTTACATTAAAAACCCGCACGATATTCTGTTGGTAGACTATAACCTTGGGCGTGGTCGCAATGGTCGTCAGGTTTTAGAGGAACTGCAAGTTCGAGGGCTAATGAAAGAGCATACTCTGTTCTTTATTATTACCGGCGACAACACCCGTCCTATGGTTCTCAGCGCACTGGAACTTCAACCCGATGATTATTTGATGAAACCGTTTTCACATAGAGTGTTGCGCTCCCGCCTGGTGCGAGCCTATAAACGCCGCATGTGGTTAAAAGACGTATTCAAGGCGCTGACAAATCATGATTATGAAACCTGTATTGGTGCCTGCCAGAAACATATTCAATCTAACAGCCGCTACAGTAATTACTGCCGCAAACTGCAAATTGAGTTGTACAACAAAACCGGTCAATTAGATAAAGCGGAAACGGCAATTAAAGAACTACTTGAGGAAAACTCTCACAGTTGGGTCTTTCTAAAACTGGCTGAAACGCGGTTATTACAAAACTCTCCCGAAGAAGCCCTGAATATTCTTAATCATTTAATTAAGCGCATGCCTAATGCTGTTGAAGCTTATGACCTGAAAACCGAATGTTACCTTCAACAACAGCAGCTGGAAGACGCTTTGGAAAGCGCCCGTGATGCCATCACCATGGCGCCATTTTCAATTGAAAGGCAAACCAAACTGGCCCATATTGCCCGCGACAACGGCGACTTTGACATTGCCAAGCAAGCCATGAACAACGTTTTGCAAATAGCTCGTAAATCGGTTTTTCGTAACGCACATCACTTATGTAACTATTTACGCAGCATTTTAGATGCGGCCGAAAATAGCGATACACCGCAGCAAATCAGTAAGTATCAGACAGAAGCAACAATGGAGCTACAACGAGCCCGCTATGACGAGCACCTGTTGCATGCCGATATTTCGTTTGAGGATTTGGAATCCATTTTATTGTCACGTATTGATTCATTTAATGGTCGTTTACGCGAAGCTCAGCAACGCTTAAACGAGGTTGTTGGCGAAAAACTAGCGCACAATCAGCCTATCAATAAAGATTTACTACCTGACGTTATCGCCATTTTACTGGATGTCGGGGAGTATGAAAAAGCGAATGCGCTAGCAGCGAATCAGGATGAAAACCCGACTCTTGACAGTTATACCACTAAAATTTTACAGGCACGCTTAGCTGCAGCTCAAAAACAGCAGGATAACTTCTTTGAAGTTCATAAGGCGGGCTTAGATGCTTATCAGCAAGGCAACTATATTCGTGCACTGGAGCTGTTTCGTAACGCCATGGAGGCCGCGCCAATGAATAGTGGTGCTGCACTTAACTTTATTCAGGCGGCCGTCCGTTATGTTGAAGAAACTCCAGGTGGAGAGCGAGCTCGGCTTAAGAAAGAATGCGATAATTGCTTTAAAGTCTTAGAGGGGCTGCAATTATCCAGTAGCCACAGTAACCGCTATGAGCGGTTACTGGAGCAAACTGAAGGGTTGGAACTGCGCTAG
- a CDS encoding VC2046/SO_2500 family protein, with the protein MSQVSAVQNSAVENQAAHFFEQHASEAVNHGFAGEFAYWVSALGDDPVISERPAQVNWQRTIGAGRTRPLDVKPGMVLASGVYATVSQLSDFKLQDATHPQPLIPDATPDRLPLELLHNLDWRVRQRLEKKKQPQTDEKNEYKYKGPAGLYDVLQKLGITH; encoded by the coding sequence ATGAGTCAAGTTTCAGCTGTACAGAATAGTGCTGTCGAAAACCAGGCCGCTCATTTCTTTGAGCAACACGCGAGCGAAGCAGTTAATCACGGCTTCGCGGGCGAGTTTGCTTATTGGGTGTCTGCCTTGGGTGACGACCCGGTTATTTCTGAGCGCCCTGCGCAAGTTAACTGGCAAAGAACCATTGGTGCCGGCAGAACGCGGCCTTTAGATGTAAAGCCAGGCATGGTGCTGGCTAGTGGTGTCTATGCAACAGTTAGTCAGTTGTCAGACTTTAAACTACAGGACGCAACTCATCCTCAGCCGCTTATTCCCGATGCAACGCCTGATCGTTTGCCCCTGGAGCTTCTTCACAACCTGGACTGGCGGGTTCGCCAGCGGCTGGAAAAGAAGAAGCAGCCGCAAACGGACGAAAAAAACGAGTACAAATATAAAGGGCCCGCTGGCCTATACGATGTTCTGCAGAAACTAGGCATTACTCATTAG
- the recJ gene encoding single-stranded-DNA-specific exonuclease RecJ, with protein sequence MSDYEIRRYQLVDDDFLPQQMPPLLRQIYARRGVRRADELSLKASGLLHFSSLRDIGKAVELLQNALKNQAKVCICGDFDADGATSSALMVSALQAFGLQQVGYRVPNRMTDGYGLSVAMVEQLAVENVQLIVTVDNGIAAHDAIVLAREKGIQVLVTDHHLPPEELPPANAIVNPNQHGCEFSSKNLAGVGVAFYVLLALRSALREQGVEPLPNLADWLDLVALGTVADVVPLDYNNRVLVQQGIARIRKGMSRPGIKALLEVANRDASQLAASDLGFALGPRINAAGRLDDIGLGIECLLAGETRAQQLAQQLNDLNQQRKSIETEMREHAESAVAKLCFDQGQVPDLVTLYQPDWHAGVIGIVAGRVKEQVNRPVIALANDDDEFLKGSARSVSGLHMRDLLERVHSLQPGIMERFGGHAMAAGLTMKKENLTRFSELAEQVASEWLSEEQKQRVFWSDGELTTTQLSLDSVNTLQSAGPWGQQFPEPMFDGQFELVDQRIVGERHLKLVVRHPQGELLDAIAFNVDTQQWPARQASVVELLYKPQLNHFRGRTNVQLLVEQIRAIR encoded by the coding sequence ATGAGTGATTATGAAATACGTCGTTATCAACTGGTTGACGATGACTTTTTGCCGCAACAAATGCCACCTTTGTTGCGGCAAATTTATGCCCGCCGGGGTGTCCGTCGTGCTGACGAATTATCTTTGAAAGCTTCCGGTTTACTGCATTTCTCTTCGTTAAGAGACATCGGGAAAGCCGTTGAACTGCTGCAAAATGCGTTAAAAAATCAAGCAAAAGTTTGTATTTGCGGTGATTTTGATGCCGACGGTGCAACCAGTTCGGCATTAATGGTGTCGGCCTTGCAGGCCTTTGGTCTACAGCAGGTGGGGTATCGCGTACCAAACCGAATGACTGACGGCTACGGACTTTCTGTTGCCATGGTAGAACAACTAGCTGTCGAGAATGTGCAGTTAATTGTGACTGTCGATAACGGCATTGCAGCGCATGACGCTATTGTACTTGCTCGTGAAAAAGGCATACAAGTGCTGGTTACTGACCACCATTTACCACCTGAAGAACTGCCTCCGGCTAACGCGATAGTGAACCCGAATCAGCACGGCTGTGAGTTTTCCAGCAAAAATTTAGCGGGTGTGGGTGTGGCGTTTTACGTCCTGCTGGCGTTGCGTTCAGCGTTACGTGAACAAGGCGTTGAACCGTTACCTAACCTGGCTGACTGGCTGGATCTTGTTGCTCTTGGCACCGTAGCGGATGTTGTACCGCTGGATTATAACAATCGCGTATTAGTGCAGCAGGGGATAGCCCGTATTCGTAAAGGCATGAGCCGACCCGGAATTAAAGCGTTGCTGGAAGTTGCCAACCGTGATGCCAGTCAGCTGGCCGCCAGTGATTTAGGGTTTGCCCTTGGTCCGCGAATTAATGCTGCTGGCCGCTTAGACGATATCGGGCTGGGAATAGAGTGCTTATTAGCGGGTGAGACCCGGGCGCAGCAGTTAGCGCAGCAACTTAACGATTTAAACCAGCAACGTAAATCGATTGAAACGGAAATGCGCGAGCACGCCGAAAGCGCTGTTGCAAAGCTGTGTTTTGATCAAGGGCAGGTGCCTGATTTAGTCACCTTGTATCAGCCGGACTGGCATGCCGGGGTTATCGGTATTGTCGCGGGTAGAGTAAAAGAGCAAGTGAACCGACCGGTGATTGCGCTTGCCAACGATGACGATGAATTCCTAAAAGGCTCCGCACGTTCGGTTAGTGGTCTGCATATGCGGGATTTACTGGAACGTGTTCATAGTCTGCAGCCGGGCATTATGGAACGTTTCGGTGGACATGCTATGGCCGCCGGCTTAACCATGAAGAAAGAAAATCTGACGCGCTTTTCCGAACTGGCGGAGCAAGTTGCGTCGGAGTGGCTGTCAGAAGAACAGAAGCAGCGGGTATTCTGGTCTGATGGCGAACTCACAACAACACAACTCTCGCTGGACAGTGTGAATACGCTGCAAAGTGCCGGCCCCTGGGGACAGCAGTTTCCCGAACCTATGTTTGACGGCCAGTTTGAATTGGTGGATCAGCGCATTGTCGGAGAGCGACATCTAAAATTGGTGGTGCGTCATCCGCAAGGCGAATTATTAGATGCGATTGCCTTTAACGTCGATACACAACAATGGCCGGCGCGGCAGGCCTCCGTTGTTGAACTTTTATACAAGCCACAGCTTAATCACTTCCGCGGACGCACAAACGTTCAGTTGTTGGTGGAGCAAATCCGCGCAATACGTTAA
- a CDS encoding pirin family protein has product MSVILAKHRGMPAQDGAGVKLTRIINQPGLKHQDPFLMLDEFRSDNPDDYIAGFPPHPHRGFCTLTYMLAGTMEHKDSVGNSGEVDAGGVQWMKAAKGIIHAEMPKQVEGLMWGFQLWVNLPGDEKMSEPEWHDYPAASIPEVKNGDALIRIISGKYQQQEGPVNAPGRDFLMLDVHLESDSFSLPSQGQKRRLAYVYQGELTVNGEGAKEGELILLDPAETLDFSATEHARFILLAAKPIEEPIAQYGPFVMNSSDQIEQAIKDYQSGQLAANQKLS; this is encoded by the coding sequence ATGAGTGTTATTTTAGCCAAACACCGGGGAATGCCGGCGCAGGATGGCGCGGGAGTTAAACTCACTCGTATTATTAATCAGCCGGGGCTAAAACATCAGGACCCGTTTTTAATGCTGGATGAGTTTCGTTCCGATAACCCGGACGATTATATTGCGGGTTTTCCGCCCCATCCACACCGCGGTTTTTGTACGCTGACCTATATGTTAGCGGGCACTATGGAACATAAAGACTCTGTTGGTAATAGCGGTGAAGTTGATGCTGGCGGTGTGCAGTGGATGAAGGCGGCGAAAGGTATTATTCACGCCGAAATGCCGAAGCAAGTTGAAGGCCTTATGTGGGGTTTTCAGCTCTGGGTAAACTTGCCGGGCGATGAAAAAATGAGTGAACCTGAGTGGCACGACTATCCGGCAGCCAGCATTCCTGAAGTGAAAAATGGTGATGCTCTGATCCGAATAATTTCAGGGAAATACCAGCAGCAGGAGGGTCCAGTAAATGCGCCGGGACGAGACTTTCTAATGCTCGATGTTCACTTAGAAAGTGACAGCTTCAGTTTGCCGTCACAAGGGCAAAAACGACGCTTGGCTTATGTTTATCAGGGTGAGCTGACAGTGAATGGGGAGGGGGCGAAAGAGGGCGAGTTGATCTTGCTTGATCCTGCTGAAACCTTAGATTTTTCCGCTACTGAACATGCGCGCTTTATCTTGTTGGCCGCCAAACCTATTGAAGAACCGATTGCTCAATACGGTCCTTTTGTCATGAACTCGTCGGATCAGATTGAGCAGGCTATTAAGGATTATCAATCAGGTCAGTTAGCCGCTAACCAAAAGCTGAGCTAG
- the dsbC gene encoding bifunctional protein-disulfide isomerase/oxidoreductase DsbC — protein sequence MRNLMSVVGLVGLVGASFSAPAISAEQSEVDTRHLNKIGIEVLSTEPGEIDGYVRAVTNQGMFYVSDDGERLISGNVFDITGSEPENLSEAGMAKVRLKMLKGFADDMIVYPAEDEKYQVTVFTDTTCGYCQRLHENMDSYHAQGITIKYLAFPRGGMSSKGGKQLQTVWCADDKKGAITAFKEDENYSGDSSCSNPVAEHYQLGKSFGVSGTPAIVLPDGRLVPGALPASRLIAEIKKGESQ from the coding sequence ATGCGCAATTTAATGTCTGTAGTTGGATTAGTAGGGCTGGTCGGCGCAAGTTTCAGTGCGCCGGCTATTAGTGCGGAACAAAGTGAAGTCGACACCCGGCACCTGAATAAAATTGGTATTGAAGTGTTGTCCACAGAGCCCGGTGAAATTGACGGCTATGTCCGTGCGGTGACTAATCAGGGCATGTTTTATGTGTCAGATGACGGTGAACGGCTTATTAGCGGCAATGTGTTTGATATAACCGGGAGTGAACCGGAAAATTTAAGTGAAGCCGGCATGGCTAAAGTTCGCCTGAAAATGCTAAAAGGCTTTGCTGACGATATGATCGTGTACCCGGCTGAGGACGAGAAATATCAGGTAACGGTTTTTACTGACACTACCTGCGGTTATTGTCAGCGCCTGCACGAAAACATGGACAGCTATCACGCACAAGGCATTACCATAAAATACCTGGCCTTTCCCCGTGGTGGTATGAGTAGCAAAGGCGGGAAGCAGTTACAAACCGTTTGGTGTGCGGATGACAAAAAAGGGGCCATTACCGCCTTTAAAGAAGACGAAAATTACAGTGGCGACTCAAGCTGTTCCAATCCGGTTGCTGAGCACTACCAACTGGGCAAATCTTTTGGGGTAAGCGGTACGCCCGCTATCGTTCTGCCCGACGGTCGCTTAGTACCGGGGGCGTTACCTGCATCACGCTTAATTGCTGAAATTAAAAAAGGTGAGTCACAGTAA